From Pseudomonas fluorescens, one genomic window encodes:
- a CDS encoding BRCT domain-containing protein: MDLHLEFENSKFFHRSRIDRRAADALVGLAAGITADGVVNITEAVFLKQWLENNLAHLNDPVINLLYSRLASMLQDNALDMDESQELLNILRGFSGLSIERPTVDGAVVVAPTDLPFNSPIPDLVWDGRVFVFTGVMAFGPRKDCQALVEERGGLIGGGVSKKVHYLVVGSVGNEQWRHSTYGTKIMKAVELREAGASIAIVGEDHWQKMLFG, translated from the coding sequence ATGGACTTACACCTCGAATTCGAAAACAGTAAATTCTTCCACCGCTCCCGAATCGATCGACGCGCAGCCGATGCGTTGGTCGGGCTGGCCGCAGGTATAACGGCTGACGGTGTTGTGAACATCACGGAAGCGGTTTTTCTAAAGCAATGGTTGGAAAACAATCTCGCGCATCTGAACGATCCGGTGATCAATCTGCTGTATTCGCGTTTGGCCAGCATGCTTCAGGACAACGCTCTGGACATGGACGAGTCTCAGGAGCTGCTTAATATCCTGCGGGGCTTTTCTGGATTGAGCATTGAGCGACCGACAGTAGATGGCGCTGTCGTCGTTGCGCCGACAGACCTTCCTTTCAATTCGCCGATCCCTGATTTGGTATGGGACGGCCGGGTGTTTGTATTCACCGGGGTCATGGCCTTTGGGCCGCGCAAGGATTGTCAGGCGCTGGTTGAGGAGCGTGGTGGCTTGATTGGGGGCGGTGTGAGTAAGAAGGTGCATTACCTGGTGGTCGGTAGCGTCGGTAACGAGCAGTGGCGCCACAGTACTTATGGAACGAAGATCATGAAGGCAGTGGAGTTACGGGAGGCGGGGGCTTCGATTGCCATTGTGGGGGAGGATCATTGGCAAAAGATGCTGTTTGGTTGA
- a CDS encoding FkbM family methyltransferase: MTFISYAQNFEDIRLWRVLKYFENGFYIDVGANDPSADSVTKAFYERGWNGINIEPVQAYHDALCAERPRDINLQCVAGENAADVTFYAIADTGLSTVEPAVAQQHQDAGMDVRSHTVTSRTLTSICEEHVKGPIHFLKIDVEGHEETVLRGMDFSRWRPLIILIETPWSRDQTWEHLLTDAGYQPVLFDGLNTFYLAEEHLQFKGAFELAPCNLDEFQFCYGHKFSHPIADLENALHTQRQRAETAEAELHALRNSRTWRTLEKLKKVLHRA; this comes from the coding sequence GTGACGTTCATTTCCTACGCACAGAATTTCGAAGACATTCGCCTATGGCGCGTACTCAAATACTTCGAAAACGGTTTTTACATTGACGTTGGCGCCAACGACCCCAGCGCCGATTCCGTGACCAAAGCGTTCTACGAGCGCGGCTGGAACGGTATCAACATTGAGCCGGTGCAGGCCTATCACGACGCCCTGTGCGCAGAGCGGCCCCGGGACATCAACCTGCAATGCGTGGCCGGCGAAAACGCGGCCGATGTGACCTTCTACGCCATCGCCGACACCGGCCTGTCCACCGTCGAACCTGCTGTCGCCCAGCAACATCAGGATGCCGGCATGGACGTACGCAGCCACACCGTCACCTCGCGCACCCTGACCTCGATCTGCGAAGAACACGTCAAGGGCCCGATCCACTTCCTCAAGATCGACGTCGAAGGCCACGAAGAAACCGTCCTGCGCGGCATGGACTTCAGCCGCTGGCGCCCATTGATCATCCTGATCGAAACCCCGTGGTCCCGCGACCAGACCTGGGAACACCTGCTGACCGACGCCGGCTATCAACCCGTCCTGTTCGACGGCCTCAACACGTTCTACCTGGCCGAAGAACACCTGCAGTTCAAAGGCGCTTTCGAACTCGCCCCGTGCAACCTCGACGAGTTCCAGTTCTGCTACGGCCACAAATTCAGCCACCCTATCGCCGACCTGGAAAACGCCCTGCACACCCAACGCCAACGCGCCGAAACTGCCGAAGCCGAACTCCACGCCCTGCGCAACAGCCGCACCTGGCGCACCCTGGAAAAGCTCAAGAAAGTCCTGCACCGGGCCTGA
- a CDS encoding TonB-dependent siderophore receptor, with translation MPPLSLNARISMTRAVRLAIVGLTLASLTGLALVPSPALAQNQTAYQIAAGPLGSALTQFALQAGVTLSFDTEQARHLNTDGLSGSYDTEEGLARLLAHSGLHAERQSNGGYVLVANNSQAALELGSTEVVANQLGTVTEGTGSYTPGTIATATRLVLTPRETPQSISVVTRQVMDDFSLTAIDDVMRHTPGITVSTYDTERTNYYSRGFSIVNFQYDGIPTLRDAQYSAGQTLTDMALYDRVEVLKGATGLLTGAGGPGGTINLIRKKPTSDFHGSLELGAGSWDNYRTQVDVSGPLTETGNVRGRAVAAYQDKKSFLDHYSRKTDVYYGILEVDLTPETLLTLGADYQDSDPQGSSWTGTRTIFDPAGNKLDLPRAFNNGPKWSSWEQYSRTLFTTLEHSFDNGWVTKGQYNHQINGYDAPLGFISQDSMTASSIFARKYTGETTSDSLDVYASGPFEWLGREHEMVVGQSLSISKWKAKDYSNATYFDNSYDFYQWHGEAIEPLWNQPTRISNETTRQTGTYITGRFSLMDELHLMLGSRIANYQVTGTSDTQESGKVVPYAGLTYDLNDNFTAYTSYTEIFQPQTQYRDRTNKMLEPNEGKNYEVGIKGEFFDGRLNSSLAYFEVHEENRPIADTVFNSTPGADYSYIGTRTKTKGYEAEVSGELSPGWQLQAGYTHKISRNADDDKVATWEPEDQLSFYTSYKLKGNLDKLTVGGGARWQSAGWQTVYNAGKRDYEKFTQDPYWLVDLMARYQLTENLSATLNVNNLFDKVYFTNIGFYDSAYYGDPRNVMVTTRWDF, from the coding sequence ATGCCCCCGCTTTCCCTCAACGCCAGGATTTCGATGACGCGCGCCGTGCGTCTGGCAATCGTTGGCCTGACCCTGGCCAGCCTGACAGGCCTGGCGCTCGTACCCAGCCCTGCCTTGGCGCAAAACCAGACCGCGTACCAGATCGCCGCCGGTCCGCTGGGCAGTGCATTGACGCAGTTCGCGCTACAGGCGGGGGTCACGCTGTCGTTCGACACCGAGCAGGCCCGCCACCTGAACACCGACGGGCTCAGCGGCTCGTATGACACCGAAGAGGGCCTGGCGCGCTTGCTGGCCCACAGCGGGCTGCACGCCGAACGCCAGAGCAATGGCGGTTACGTGCTGGTGGCGAACAACAGCCAGGCCGCGCTGGAGCTGGGGTCCACCGAGGTCGTCGCCAACCAGTTAGGGACCGTCACCGAAGGCACCGGCTCTTACACCCCGGGCACCATCGCCACCGCGACGCGCCTGGTGCTGACGCCACGGGAAACCCCGCAATCGATTTCCGTAGTGACCCGCCAGGTCATGGATGACTTCAGTCTCACCGCCATCGATGACGTGATGCGCCATACGCCGGGCATCACCGTGTCGACCTACGACACGGAACGGACCAACTACTATTCCCGTGGTTTTTCCATCGTCAACTTTCAGTACGATGGCATCCCGACTCTTCGCGACGCCCAGTACTCGGCCGGCCAGACCCTGACCGACATGGCCCTGTACGACCGCGTCGAAGTGCTCAAGGGCGCCACCGGCCTGCTCACCGGCGCCGGCGGCCCGGGTGGCACCATCAACCTGATTCGCAAGAAACCGACGTCCGACTTTCACGGCAGTCTCGAACTGGGTGCCGGCTCCTGGGATAACTACCGCACGCAAGTTGATGTCAGCGGCCCGCTGACCGAAACCGGCAACGTACGCGGCCGGGCCGTGGCGGCCTATCAGGATAAGAAGTCGTTCCTTGATCACTACTCGCGCAAGACCGACGTCTACTACGGCATTCTTGAAGTCGACCTGACGCCCGAGACCCTGCTGACCCTCGGTGCCGACTATCAGGACAGCGATCCACAAGGTTCCAGCTGGACCGGTACCCGCACTATCTTCGACCCGGCCGGCAACAAACTGGATCTGCCCCGCGCCTTCAACAATGGGCCGAAATGGAGCAGTTGGGAGCAATACAGCCGCACCCTGTTCACGACGCTGGAGCACAGCTTTGACAACGGCTGGGTCACCAAGGGCCAGTACAACCATCAGATCAACGGCTACGACGCGCCCTTGGGTTTCATCTCCCAGGACAGCATGACCGCCAGTTCGATCTTCGCCCGCAAATACACGGGCGAGACCACCAGCGACAGCCTGGACGTCTACGCGTCCGGCCCGTTCGAGTGGCTGGGCCGGGAGCATGAAATGGTGGTCGGCCAGTCGTTGTCGATTTCCAAGTGGAAAGCCAAGGACTACTCCAACGCCACCTACTTCGACAATTCCTACGACTTCTACCAATGGCACGGCGAAGCCATTGAACCCCTGTGGAATCAGCCGACCAGAATCAGTAACGAGACCACTCGCCAGACCGGTACTTACATCACCGGTCGCTTCAGCCTGATGGATGAACTGCACCTGATGCTCGGCTCGCGAATCGCCAACTACCAAGTCACCGGTACCAGCGACACCCAGGAAAGCGGCAAGGTGGTGCCCTATGCCGGCCTGACGTACGACCTCAACGACAACTTCACGGCCTACACCAGTTACACCGAAATCTTCCAGCCGCAAACCCAATACCGCGACCGCACCAACAAGATGCTCGAACCCAACGAAGGCAAGAACTACGAAGTGGGCATCAAGGGTGAGTTCTTCGATGGCCGCCTTAACTCCAGCCTCGCCTATTTCGAAGTGCACGAAGAAAACCGTCCGATCGCCGACACCGTTTTCAACTCAACCCCCGGCGCGGATTACTCCTACATCGGCACCCGGACCAAGACCAAGGGCTACGAGGCGGAAGTTTCCGGAGAGCTCAGCCCGGGCTGGCAATTGCAGGCCGGCTACACCCACAAAATCAGCCGCAATGCTGACGATGACAAAGTCGCCACCTGGGAGCCGGAAGACCAGTTGAGCTTCTATACCAGCTACAAGCTCAAGGGCAATCTGGACAAACTCACCGTCGGCGGTGGCGCACGCTGGCAGAGTGCGGGCTGGCAAACCGTGTACAACGCCGGCAAACGCGACTACGAGAAATTCACCCAGGACCCTTACTGGCTGGTGGATTTGATGGCACGTTACCAACTCACGGAAAACCTGTCGGCGACCCTCAACGTCAACAACCTGTTCGACAAGGTCTACTTCACCAATATCGGCTTCTATGACTCGGCCTACTACGGCGACCCGCGCAACGTGATGGTCACCACCCGCTGGGACTTCTGA
- a CDS encoding ABC transporter permease, whose protein sequence is MNWEVIIKWLPKLAQGATLTLELVAIAVILGLLLAIPLGIARSSKLWYVRALPYAYIFFFRGTPLLVQLFLVYYGLAQFDAVRNSAMWPYLRDPFWCATATMTLHTAAYIAEILRGAIQAIPPGEIEAARALGMSRPKALFYIILPRAARIGLPAYSNEVILMLKASALASTVTLLELTGMARTIIARTYLPVEIFFAAGMFYLLMAYILVRGFKLLERWLRVDACQGR, encoded by the coding sequence ATGAACTGGGAAGTGATCATCAAGTGGCTGCCGAAACTGGCCCAGGGCGCCACCCTGACCCTGGAGCTGGTGGCCATCGCCGTCATCCTCGGCCTGCTGCTGGCCATTCCGCTGGGCATCGCCCGCTCGTCCAAGCTCTGGTACGTGCGCGCCCTGCCCTACGCCTACATCTTCTTCTTCCGCGGCACGCCGCTGCTGGTGCAGTTGTTCCTGGTCTACTACGGCCTGGCGCAGTTCGATGCAGTGCGCAACAGCGCGATGTGGCCGTACCTGCGCGATCCGTTCTGGTGCGCCACCGCCACCATGACCCTGCACACCGCCGCCTACATCGCCGAGATCCTGCGTGGCGCGATCCAGGCCATCCCGCCGGGTGAAATCGAAGCCGCCCGGGCGCTCGGCATGTCACGACCGAAGGCGCTGTTCTACATCATCCTGCCGCGTGCCGCGCGGATCGGCCTGCCGGCCTACAGCAACGAAGTGATCCTGATGCTCAAGGCCAGCGCCCTGGCCAGCACCGTGACCTTGCTGGAACTGACCGGCATGGCCCGCACCATCATTGCCCGGACCTACCTGCCGGTGGAGATCTTCTTCGCCGCCGGGATGTTCTACCTGCTGATGGCCTACATCCTGGTGCGCGGCTTCAAGCTGCTGGAGCGCTGGTTGCGCGTCGATGCCTGCCAGGGACGCTGA
- a CDS encoding DMT family transporter, giving the protein MQCSLFTIKPGLKISMATVFVILCWAYSPIGIRIGLQGYEPGQLALMRFIIASVFMAVVAAVMGISLPRLKDLPLLMLLGFFAVSLHHIALNFGQRNVSAGAASVLAQSTPLFSTLLAHFVFKDRVNTWQWLCLLCGLFGAAVVISGDRGIGQLDAHGLLILLAALSWSLYFALQKHHCHRYDPLTMVCYTIWSGTALLLVYAPGLWHQAQNTPIPVNLAVLTLGIFPSALAYLAWAYVLKHSVVSRASMALYLIPPTAMGLASVVLAERSSMMVVVGGVIVLGSVVGVRLEPLKEAALEKV; this is encoded by the coding sequence ATGCAGTGCAGTTTGTTCACCATCAAACCCGGTCTGAAAATCAGCATGGCAACGGTCTTTGTCATCCTGTGCTGGGCCTATTCGCCGATCGGCATCCGCATCGGATTGCAAGGCTACGAGCCGGGCCAGTTGGCTTTGATGCGATTCATCATCGCCTCGGTATTCATGGCAGTTGTTGCCGCCGTGATGGGTATTTCCCTGCCGCGCTTGAAGGATCTACCACTGCTGATGCTGCTCGGTTTCTTCGCCGTCAGCCTGCACCACATTGCGCTCAACTTCGGCCAACGTAACGTCAGCGCCGGCGCCGCCAGTGTCCTGGCGCAATCGACACCGCTGTTCAGCACACTGCTGGCGCACTTCGTGTTCAAGGATCGGGTCAACACCTGGCAATGGCTCTGCCTGCTCTGCGGCCTGTTCGGCGCCGCAGTGGTCATCAGTGGCGATCGAGGCATCGGCCAACTGGACGCCCACGGCCTGCTGATCCTGCTGGCCGCGCTGTCATGGAGCCTGTACTTCGCCCTGCAGAAACACCACTGCCACCGCTACGACCCACTGACCATGGTCTGCTACACCATCTGGTCCGGCACCGCGTTGCTGCTGGTCTACGCGCCAGGCCTGTGGCACCAGGCGCAAAATACCCCCATCCCGGTTAACCTCGCCGTCCTCACCCTCGGCATCTTCCCCAGCGCCCTGGCGTACCTGGCCTGGGCCTACGTGCTCAAACACAGCGTGGTCAGCCGGGCGTCGATGGCGCTGTACTTGATACCGCCGACGGCTATGGGGCTGGCTTCGGTGGTGCTGGCGGAGCGGTCTTCGATGATGGTGGTTGTGGGGGGAGTGATAGTGTTGGGGAGTGTGGTGGGGGTTAGGTTGGAGCCGTTGAAGGAAGCTGCTTTGGAGAAGGTTTGA
- a CDS encoding OmpA family protein: MRVKTIVKPTALAVAVAMGLGGCAQVDGYLGQSSGTSACLAGGAVGAVLGVAVVALTKGDGKAMVAGATVGAGAGCGVALLYQDRVKKLQAVAKQEGLVMQVNEIKANVAATPSAAPSVQPVGVEAQVQSSEMFAVGSAQLTPAGRRQLTLLAAALTDKQPAKGQVAKKVLVVGHTDATGAAEFNQQLSEQRARAVGGILADAGIPRQDIYYQGAGASRPLADNTSEQGRAANRRVEFVEVENEQLLVERVRSERSNAKYLAHGTAPAAATKPAAAKPVSKPAAVASKPASKTPAPEVPAPVVVDSSPTVPLSGKGGVDFGGHAVTDTRSLLAMGITPKSSPFALIASANAAAPLSSCVADLPRIEGQVKSLADDKPLQEFATNEFFPGLNGKPWATAVNGHSVAVGPVAVLRDGAKVAQAPKLQFITDYASAQKKQSPGYASVANTYEGESQILYRVFALDQQKSPVSCIDIVFDKRAGSAVAGEIFYPKQGDAYVAQFTPKRR; this comes from the coding sequence ATGCGTGTGAAAACAATAGTGAAGCCGACGGCACTTGCCGTGGCCGTGGCGATGGGCCTGGGGGGTTGCGCGCAGGTCGACGGCTACCTGGGCCAGTCTTCCGGGACCAGCGCCTGTCTGGCCGGCGGTGCAGTGGGAGCGGTGCTGGGCGTGGCCGTCGTGGCGCTGACCAAAGGTGACGGCAAGGCCATGGTTGCGGGCGCGACCGTGGGTGCCGGTGCTGGTTGCGGCGTGGCCCTGCTGTATCAGGATCGAGTGAAGAAGCTGCAGGCCGTGGCCAAGCAGGAAGGCCTGGTGATGCAGGTCAACGAGATCAAGGCCAACGTCGCCGCGACCCCGAGCGCCGCGCCGAGCGTGCAGCCAGTGGGTGTGGAAGCCCAGGTGCAATCCTCCGAGATGTTTGCGGTGGGCTCGGCGCAATTGACCCCGGCAGGTCGTCGGCAACTGACGCTGCTGGCCGCCGCGCTCACCGACAAGCAACCGGCCAAGGGCCAGGTGGCGAAAAAGGTCCTGGTGGTCGGTCATACCGATGCCACCGGCGCCGCAGAATTCAACCAGCAACTCTCGGAACAGCGCGCCCGTGCTGTAGGCGGAATCCTCGCCGATGCCGGCATCCCGCGTCAGGACATCTACTACCAGGGCGCCGGCGCTTCCCGCCCACTGGCCGATAACACCTCCGAACAGGGACGCGCAGCGAACCGTCGAGTGGAGTTTGTCGAAGTCGAGAACGAGCAGTTGCTGGTCGAGCGCGTGCGCAGCGAACGCAGCAACGCCAAGTACCTCGCCCACGGCACTGCACCGGCTGCGGCGACCAAGCCTGCTGCCGCCAAACCGGTAAGCAAACCTGCGGCGGTGGCCAGCAAGCCCGCCAGCAAAACTCCGGCCCCTGAAGTGCCAGCACCGGTAGTGGTCGACAGCTCGCCGACCGTGCCGTTGAGCGGCAAGGGCGGTGTCGATTTCGGCGGCCACGCGGTCACCGATACCCGTTCGCTGCTGGCCATGGGCATCACCCCGAAAAGCTCGCCCTTCGCCCTGATTGCCAGTGCCAACGCAGCGGCACCGCTCAGCTCCTGCGTCGCCGACCTGCCGCGCATCGAGGGCCAGGTGAAGAGCCTGGCGGACGACAAGCCGCTGCAGGAATTTGCCACCAACGAGTTCTTCCCCGGCCTCAACGGCAAGCCGTGGGCCACTGCGGTCAACGGCCATTCGGTGGCGGTTGGTCCGGTCGCAGTGCTGCGTGACGGGGCCAAGGTGGCCCAGGCGCCGAAGCTGCAATTCATCACCGACTACGCCAGCGCTCAGAAAAAACAGAGCCCGGGCTACGCCTCGGTCGCCAACACCTACGAAGGCGAAAGCCAGATTCTGTATCGGGTGTTCGCGCTCGATCAGCAGAAGTCGCCGGTGAGTTGCATCGACATCGTCTTCGACAAACGTGCCGGCAGCGCAGTCGCCGGTGAAATCTTTTACCCGAAACAGGGTGACGCTTACGTCGCTCAGTTCACGCCCAAGCGCCGTTAA
- a CDS encoding methyltransferase yields the protein MPARDADTPVLTGEHLLARFNALDTFLCEHQALWRPRPFTQRQLPWETAHPGLAAWLRQRTLEDAENSHNHPEQLDAPAPFPALAAEATTLGAVGELPIQAITPAAHRLNVDVPGRKWQQIEAFAACLRFTDTPRHWLDWCSGKGHLGRRLLQADQQLTCLEYDPALVSSGQALSQHHHLPALHRQQDVLADDAAQHLGADLTPVALHACGDLHVRLLQLASAAGCRQLAVAPCCYNRIHASHYQALSVAGQNSTLRLSLDDLALPLSETVTAGARVRRQRDSSMARRLGFDLLQRQLRGRDDYLPTPSLPSAWLEKPFADYCRDLAALKNLSTVGAQDWPALEAAGWQRLAEVRNLELLRGLFRRPLELWLLLDRALFLESQGYVVRLGTFCQATLTPRNLLLLAERH from the coding sequence ATGCCTGCCAGGGACGCTGACACTCCGGTGCTGACGGGCGAGCACCTGCTCGCCCGCTTCAACGCCCTCGACACCTTCCTTTGCGAGCACCAGGCACTCTGGCGCCCGCGTCCGTTTACCCAGCGCCAACTGCCCTGGGAAACTGCGCACCCTGGGCTGGCCGCCTGGCTGCGCCAACGCACGCTGGAAGACGCAGAAAACAGTCACAACCACCCTGAACAACTCGATGCACCGGCGCCCTTTCCAGCATTGGCGGCCGAAGCCACGACTCTTGGCGCCGTCGGTGAACTTCCGATTCAAGCCATCACGCCCGCCGCTCATCGCCTGAACGTCGACGTGCCGGGGCGCAAGTGGCAGCAAATCGAAGCCTTCGCCGCCTGCCTGCGATTCACCGACACCCCCCGACACTGGCTCGACTGGTGTTCCGGCAAGGGTCATCTGGGCCGCCGCCTGCTGCAAGCCGATCAGCAACTGACCTGCCTGGAATACGACCCAGCGCTGGTCAGTAGCGGCCAGGCACTGAGCCAGCACCATCATCTGCCGGCCTTGCACCGCCAGCAGGACGTGCTGGCAGACGATGCCGCCCAGCACCTGGGCGCCGACCTGACCCCGGTCGCTCTGCACGCCTGCGGCGACCTGCATGTGCGCCTGCTGCAATTGGCCAGCGCTGCCGGCTGCCGACAATTGGCGGTCGCTCCCTGCTGCTATAACCGCATTCATGCCAGCCACTATCAGGCGCTGTCCGTTGCCGGGCAGAACTCCACATTGCGCCTGTCACTCGATGATCTGGCCCTGCCCCTCAGCGAAACCGTGACGGCCGGCGCCCGGGTCCGCCGCCAGCGCGACAGCTCCATGGCCCGGCGCCTGGGATTCGACCTGCTGCAACGGCAACTGCGCGGCCGTGACGACTACCTGCCAACCCCGTCGCTGCCCAGCGCCTGGCTGGAAAAACCATTCGCCGACTACTGCCGCGACCTGGCCGCACTGAAAAACTTATCCACAGTCGGCGCGCAGGACTGGCCGGCACTGGAGGCCGCGGGCTGGCAACGTTTGGCCGAGGTGCGCAACCTCGAACTGCTGCGCGGGTTGTTTCGCCGCCCCCTCGAACTCTGGCTACTGCTCGACCGGGCTTTATTCCTTGAATCCCAAGGCTACGTCGTTCGTCTCGGCACCTTCTGCCAAGCCACCCTGACGCCGCGCAATTTGCTGTTACTGGCGGAACGTCACTGA
- a CDS encoding FecR domain-containing protein produces MPAAPDFKTLEAAASWYVQLNDGTSNEARTLAWQTWLHASPAHAAAWARVEALQRQFARVPRQAALSSLGAAQAQRREVLKILGLLLAVGGSGWLAVEQVPYRAMLADQRTGRRERRSMHLEDGSQLQLNVDTALDIRFDATQRLIQLQQGEILLQTAKDPAQRPFIVQTAEGSVRALGTRFSVRQLPGHTRVGVLQDAVEVCPSRQVEQRLRLGAGQQVDFDRDAVARIQPLPSGSTAWVKGMLSVNDWRLGDFAEELERYRPGVLRCAAAVRDLRISGTFRLDDTETVLENLSKSLPVKVNYLTRFWASIEPA; encoded by the coding sequence ATGCCCGCCGCCCCGGATTTCAAGACCCTGGAAGCCGCCGCCAGTTGGTATGTGCAACTCAACGATGGCACGTCCAACGAGGCTCGCACCCTGGCCTGGCAGACCTGGCTGCACGCGAGCCCGGCACACGCGGCGGCCTGGGCAAGGGTCGAGGCGCTGCAACGTCAGTTCGCCCGGGTGCCTCGCCAGGCCGCCCTGTCCAGCCTGGGCGCCGCGCAGGCGCAACGCCGCGAGGTGCTGAAAATTCTCGGCCTGTTGCTGGCCGTGGGTGGCAGTGGTTGGCTGGCCGTGGAGCAGGTGCCCTACCGCGCGATGCTCGCCGATCAACGCACCGGCAGGCGGGAGCGGCGCTCGATGCACCTGGAAGACGGCTCGCAACTGCAACTGAATGTCGACACCGCGTTGGATATTCGCTTCGACGCCACCCAGCGGCTGATTCAGTTGCAGCAGGGCGAAATTCTGCTGCAGACCGCCAAGGATCCCGCTCAGCGCCCTTTCATCGTGCAAACCGCCGAAGGCAGCGTACGAGCGCTTGGCACCCGATTCAGCGTCAGACAACTGCCCGGGCACACCAGGGTCGGTGTGCTGCAGGATGCCGTTGAGGTCTGCCCGAGTCGACAGGTCGAGCAGCGTTTGCGCCTTGGAGCCGGGCAGCAGGTCGATTTCGATCGCGACGCAGTGGCGAGGATTCAACCCCTACCCTCCGGCTCGACGGCTTGGGTTAAGGGCATGCTGAGCGTGAACGACTGGCGCCTGGGCGACTTTGCCGAGGAACTGGAACGTTATCGCCCGGGCGTACTGCGCTGTGCCGCGGCGGTCCGAGACTTGCGCATTTCCGGGACGTTTCGCCTCGATGACACCGAAACGGTGCTGGAGAACCTGAGTAAATCCCTGCCGGTGAAGGTGAATTATCTGACCCGCTTCTGGGCCAGTATCGAACCGGCATGA
- a CDS encoding sigma-70 family RNA polymerase sigma factor — MSALDHSALQQLYSDHNSWLKGWLRVRLGNAADASDLAQDTFIRVMTARNAAPIREPRGYLSAIARSLLIDRSRRRTIEQAYLYALAQRPEPVEVSPEVRLSIIEMLVMIDSLLDELGSRTREIFLAVQLEGLSYVAAAERFGVSVTTVKNHLIRAMTRCLLLVEP, encoded by the coding sequence ATGTCGGCGCTCGATCATTCAGCCCTGCAGCAGTTGTACAGCGACCACAACAGTTGGCTCAAAGGCTGGTTGCGCGTGCGCTTGGGAAATGCGGCGGATGCTTCGGATCTGGCCCAGGACACCTTTATTCGGGTCATGACCGCGCGCAATGCCGCGCCGATCCGCGAGCCACGGGGTTACCTGAGTGCGATTGCGCGCTCGCTGTTGATCGACAGATCGCGCCGCCGCACCATCGAACAAGCCTATCTGTACGCGTTGGCACAACGGCCCGAGCCGGTGGAGGTGTCACCGGAAGTCAGGCTGTCGATCATCGAGATGCTGGTGATGATCGATAGCCTGCTCGATGAATTAGGCAGCAGGACCCGGGAGATTTTCCTCGCCGTCCAGCTCGAAGGCTTGAGCTATGTGGCTGCCGCCGAGCGTTTCGGGGTGTCGGTCACCACCGTGAAGAATCATTTGATCCGCGCCATGACCCGCTGCCTGCTGCTGGTCGAGCCCTGA
- a CDS encoding LysR family transcriptional regulator — MELSQLRMFKTVADIGSIARAAELLHCVPSNVTARIKSLERELGTALFFRDGRGLRITPAGEVFLDYASRILNLAVEAQRAVSPTHEPSGPLRIGAIESSASGRLPPLLAKYHALYPKVSLELSTGTWSQLLDDVQHHRLDGAIVAVDVERPGLKRTLMYREDLILIAAQSHGPLQTAADLHGKDLFMWPPGCPYRLALEQWLLRHELTQKIVSIASYGTIVGCVSAGAGVALVPRGIYEQYRDNAGWLGYEFDDLTCIDNLFYSHAHAARHPAREAFVALLQAEFETP; from the coding sequence ATGGAACTGTCCCAACTGCGCATGTTCAAGACGGTGGCCGATATCGGCAGCATTGCTCGCGCCGCCGAGTTGCTGCACTGCGTGCCGTCGAATGTCACGGCACGCATCAAGTCTCTCGAGCGCGAACTCGGCACCGCGTTGTTTTTCCGTGATGGCCGAGGGCTGCGGATTACGCCCGCTGGAGAGGTATTCCTTGATTACGCTTCGCGCATTCTCAATCTGGCGGTGGAAGCGCAGCGTGCTGTATCCCCGACCCACGAGCCGAGCGGTCCGCTGCGCATTGGCGCGATTGAGTCCAGTGCATCAGGGCGCCTGCCGCCCTTGCTGGCCAAATACCACGCGCTCTATCCGAAGGTGTCGCTGGAGCTGAGTACCGGCACCTGGTCGCAGTTGCTCGACGATGTTCAGCATCACCGGCTGGATGGCGCGATAGTGGCTGTCGACGTGGAGCGCCCCGGGCTCAAGCGCACGCTGATGTATCGCGAGGACTTGATCCTGATCGCCGCCCAATCCCATGGACCTTTGCAAACCGCCGCGGATCTGCATGGCAAGGACCTGTTCATGTGGCCCCCGGGTTGCCCCTACCGCCTGGCGCTGGAGCAGTGGTTGTTGCGCCATGAGCTGACGCAGAAGATCGTCAGCATCGCCAGCTACGGGACCATCGTCGGCTGCGTCAGCGCCGGGGCCGGCGTGGCCCTGGTACCACGTGGGATCTACGAGCAGTACCGCGACAACGCAGGTTGGCTGGGCTACGAGTTCGACGACCTGACATGCATCGACAACCTGTTCTATTCCCATGCACACGCGGCACGCCATCCGGCGCGGGAGGCCTTTGTGGCATTGCTGCAGGCTGAGTTCGAAACGCCCTGA